GTTATCCACTGGGATCTGAAAAAACCGGATATGGGGAAACTGGTTGCAAAAGCGGGTGTTTCAGTTTATTCACTTTGTCTGGACGTGACCAGTAATTTTTTGTGGATCGGACAAAATTTTGAAGGAATTCAGGTTCTTGATATTGCCAATAATAAAATTGAATATGCATCAAAAGTTACGGCTTCGGCGATTTTCGATATAAAAATCTGGGAGAATAAAGCACTGCTTGCATTGGGCGATGGTGTGATTGAGGTAATGGATGTTCCCTCGCTTTCTGTTCAAAAACATATCAAGGTTGCTACAAATAGTGTGAGGTCTATTTCAATAAATCCGGTTACGAGAGAATTTGCTGTTGGAGATAGTGACTGGAATGTTCACATTTTTGATTTTGAAGGGTTCAAATTAAAAAAAACAATTTCTGCACACACTAATTCGGTTTTTTCCGTTCAATATTCTCCGGATGGGAATTTTCTTTTTACAACCGGAAGGGATGCGCACATCAAAATCTGGGATGTTCGAAACCAATATGAGGCTGTAACAGATGTAGCTGCGCATATGTATGCAGTTAACAATATCACTTTCAGTCCGGATGGAAAACATTTTGCAACGTGCAGTATGGACAAATCCATTAAACTTTGGGATTCAGAAACATTCAGGCTGAAAAAAATAATAGACCGCTCCCGTTTGGCCGGGCACGCCACTTCGGTGAACAAATTGCTCTGGACAAGCTTTGAAAATCAGTTGGTATCCTGCAGTGACGATCGAATGATTTCGGTATGGGAAGTAGCCATTTAATATGGTTTAAAAGTGTAATTCAGTTAAATACTTTGAAATGTTGGTCATATGTCTTTATCTTAGACGACCGTTACGATTTAAATTTAAAAGCATATATCCATCATGAAAATTTCAGCAATAGACATACGTAAACATACGTTTGAAAAGATTTTCAGAGGTTACAATCCCGATGAAGTTGATGCATTTCTCAACTCATTGTCGCAGGAATGGGAGCGCTTTTCCAGTGAAAACAGCATGCTGAAAATGCAGTTGGATTATGCAGAAAAAGAACTTAGCAAGTTAAAAGATATCGAATCCACGCTGTTTCGCACATTAAAGTCGGCAGAGGATGTTAGTAAGCAGATTGAAAAAGAAGCCATTGAATCTGCTGATAAAAGGGTTGAGGAATCCAAAGAAAGAGCGGATTCGCTGATAGCGGAAGCGGAGCAAAGAACGAATCAGATCATTCTGGAAACTGAAAACCGACTTAAAAAATTCAAAGAGGATTTTGCGGTTGAAATAAAAAATCAGGAACGTGATTTCCGTGCAATTGAAAATTTCAGGGATAATCTTGTCGTGCAGCTTTCTTCACTTGCCAATAATACAATTGAAACGGTTGAAAGATTTGAGAATAAATACGATAAGGAATCTGTCTTGAACAAGATGGAAGAAATTAAGCAGCATGTTGCCGAAATCGAGATTCCTAAAAAGCTAACTTTTCCTAGTGAAGTTGAAAAATCAGAACCTGAGGTTCAGGAAGCAGCAGTTATTCTGAAAGATGAGACACCAGAAGTAGCATTTGAAATTGTTTCAACACCAGAAGCGGAAGAACCGTTTTTGGTTGAAGAAGAGATTGTCGAAGAAGAGCCGGTCACCGTTTTAAAACAGGTAGAGGTTGAGGCAGTTGTTGAAGAGATAGAAGAAATTTCGGTACCAACTGTTAAAGAAGAGGATTTAAGCGCAGCAGATGCAGCAACCGAGGCTCTTGCTGAATTGAGAAAATCACGCGAAACACGTGAAAATGAACGTGAAACAAGACCTCGTGAAAATACGCAGCGCGAAGCTGTAAATACATTTAGAGAGAAACCTCAGGAACCAGTTTTGCCAAAAAGTACAGGCGGATCATTCTTTGACCAAATATAATTTACATTGGGTACGATATCATTAGAAGGCCTGGAGTTTTTCGCCTATCACGGCTACTACCCGGAAGAACAAAGAATTGGTAACAAATACGCGCTGGACATCACCATCAATACTGATTTTATTGAGGCGGCGGTCAAAGATAAATTAAGTGCGACGGTCAATTATGAAACATTGTACCAGATTGCCGCAAAAGTGATGCAGGAACCCGCGAAATTATTGGAGCATATTGGTTTTAAGGTAATCGCAAGTGTAAGAGAACATTATCCGGATGTACAGAAGGTGACAGTAAGGGTTTCCAAATTCAATCCGCCGATTGGTGGGGTTTGTACGAGGGCGACGATTACAATGGAAGGATAGCTTTTAATGGTTAATTGTTAAGGGTTAATTGTTAATGATTGGAATTTGAAATTGATTGGGTATAAAATAGTTTTTATAAAAGAAAAGCCAACTTTTTGAGTTGGCTTTTCTGGTTTTAGAATTTGTTCTTCACTTATATATTTATCACGCCGGATATTCGTGTGGGAGCGGGATGTTGATTCTTTCGTTCCATGGCAAACCTTGGGTATTCAAGAGTGCCATAAATGGATCCGGATTCAACTCTTCGCAATTCCAGACACCCGGCTTCATCCATTCTTCATTTGTCAGCATAAGCATCGCACCGATCATGGCCGGAACGCCTGTTGTATAACTTACTGCCTGCGCGTGAACTTCTTTGTAACATTCAGCGTGATCGCAGTTATTCCAAACGTAGTAGGTGGTTTCTTCACCGTCCTTTGTTCCTTTAATCTGGCAACCGATTGAAGTTTGTCCTGAATAATTTTCGCCCAATGAATCAGGAGCAGGAAGTACTGCTTTCAAAAATTCAAGCGGAACAATATCCATACCGTTAAATTTGATCGGTTTGATACTGGTCATTCCTACATTTTCAAGCACGTTTAAGTGCGTAATGTAAGCTTGTCCAAATGTCATCCAGAAACGTGCACGTTTTAAAGTCGGGAAGTTTTTTACCAGCGATTCAAGTTCCTCATGGTAAAGTACATAACTTTCTTTTGGTCCGATGCCTGGGTATTCAATTGGTTTGTGAATTGACATAGCCTCAATTTCAACCCATTCTCCATTTTCCCAATAACGACCTGGTTGGGTAATTTCACGAATATTGATTTCAGGATTGAAATTCGTTGCAAATGCTTTTCCATGATCGCCGGCATTACAGTCGATAATGTCCAGATAATGCATTTCATCGAAATAGTGTTTGTTGGCGTACGAAGTAAATACCTGCGTAACGCCCGGGTCAAAACCACAACCAAGCAAAGCCATCAAACCAGCTTCTTTAAAGCGTTGCTGATATGCCCATTGCCAGCTATATTCAAATTTGGCAACATCTTTTGGTTCGTAATTGGCCGTATCCAGATAATGAACGCCAGTCGCAAGACAAGCTTCCATAATGGTCAGATCCTGGTAAGGAAGTGCAACGTTGATCAGCAATTTTGGCTGGAAGCGTTTGATGAGCATTACAGTTTCTGCAACGATATCAGCATCAACCTGCGCCGTTTCGATGTCAACACCATGCATTTCTTTAATTTCTGCTGCAATTTTATCGCATTTTGATTTTGTGCGACTTGCAAGCATAATGCTTGTAAACACCTGGCTGTTCAGTGCACATTTGTGCGCCACCACACTTCCGACGCCGCCGGCACCAATAATAAGAACTTTGGACATTTGTTTTTTTAATGAATGATTGCGTGAATGATTGAATGAGTGATTCTTTACCAGCATCTTAATAAAATGAATGCCAGCTATCACTTGTTCACAATTGCAGACGATTAATTTCAAACAATAGGCTGAAAGCTTTCTGTTAACTTAATCGTCTTTTCAATTTGCAAAGATAGGACGGCCAAATGTTTTTTTGTTAATTCATTGTTAATTTAACATCGGAGTCATGGATATTTTGCTGCTTGTTGCCGGGATTGCATGTTTGTTTACAGGTCTTGCCGGAGCAATTCTGCCACTGCCCGGACCGGCTTTAAGTTTTACCGGGCTTGTTTTATTACATATCAGTAAATTCGCTGAATTTAGTCATACAACACTTTATACTTTGGGATTTATCACCTTAGTTATTGGTGTCCTGGATTATTACATTCCTGTTTGGGGAACGAAAAAAATTGGAGGGACGCGGTATGGAGCTATTGGTGCAACACTTGGCTTACTGGCTGGTTTTCTTTTTGTTCCGGCAATCGGTATTTTCATCGGAACATTTCTTGGAGCTTTACTGGGAGAATTAATAGGAGGAGCTAAAATAAATGCTGCTCTGAAATCAGCGTTAGGTTCTTTCGTCGGATTTTTGACCGGTATCGTAATCCAGGTTTTGCTTTGTCTGGTTATGATTGGTTTTGCAGTAGCCGAACTTTGGAAGAATATAGGATAGAAAATAACGTAGTAATCTTTGTTGATTATTCTGCAAAAACCTTAATTGCGTTTCAAAATCATAGATTAAATAAAAAATCCTTGCAGCAAAGCCGCAAGGATTTCTTTTTTAACCTAAACTAAATCGAACTTATTACATATTTGTAACGCATGCGTTCTAGTTTTCATTTGATTTTTTCTCATCTTTTTTCACTTCTTCTTTCTTTTTTTCTACTAAGTCTCCTGTTTTTAGTGTTTTGGACACAACGATATAGGGTCCGGAGATAATTTCATCACCTTCTTTTAATCCCGACAATACCTCAATATTTTCAAAATCACTAATTCCGGTTTTTACTTCACGCATCTCAGCTTTTCCATTTACAGCCACAAAAACAACCTCTTTAACCGCTTCTTCTTTTTGTCCTTTTGGTTTTTCCGGCTCGGTACCTTCTGGTTTTGGATCTTTGTCGTCCTCAGCCGGTTTATTGTTTCGGGTAGTCACTGCTGCTATCGGTACCGAAATAACTTTATCTTTTCTGTTTGTGATAATTTCTACTGACGCCGTCATACCAGGTTTGAACGGGTAAGATCTTTTGCTGCGGCTAGACATAAGATCGCTGAACGACGTATTCAAAATCTTAACTTTAACCTCAAATTCTGTTACAGCATCGGTGGAAGTGCTCGCTGCGGATGTTGTGGTTGATGAGGCAAGACCGGCGGCGGTGTTGGCAATTTCTTTTACAATTCCTTTGAATTTGCGTCCTGACGAACTGTAAGCGTCAACGTCAATTTCCGCAGTATCGCCTAAGGTAACGCGGACGATATCATTTTCGTTAACATTCACGCGAACTTCCATATTACTTAAATTGGCAATACGCATCATTTCAGTTCCTGCCATTTGCGAAGTTCCAACGACGCGTTCTCCAACTTCCACGTTCAACAAGGAAATAATTCCGCTCACAGGAGCAAAAATGGTTGTTTTACGTAAGTTTTCGGCAGCATCACGTAAACTTGCCTCTGCACTTTTGATATTATATAAAGCCGCAGAAACGTTTGCTTTTGAAGATTCAAGATCTTGTTTTGCCACATCATAATTAGAACTGAATTGTTCAAAATCGGATGCAGAAATTACTTTATCGTTGAAAAGTTTTTTATTCCGTTCGTAAATTGTTTTTGACTGGGATAATTTAGCTTCAGCCTGTAAAACCAATGCCTTGGTTTGTTCATGATTTGCCTTGCTGGAATTTACTGCGGCCTGTGCGCGGGCCATTAAGGATTCATAATTATCCGGGCGGATTTTCAAAAGCAACTGTCCTTTCACAACAGAATCGCCTTCCGCTACATAAAGGTTGGTAATTTCACCGGATACGTCCGGACTTAATTTTACTTCTACCTCCGGCTGAACTTTTCCGGATGCACTTACACGCTCAATAATGTCTGCGCGTTTGACCTTTGTAAATTCTACCTCGACAGGTTTCGGCTGTCCGATATATCCTGCCTGTTTTGCTCCGAATAATCCGGCAACAAGAAGTACTACAATACCTCCTACAATCCACCATATTCGATTTGAAGATTTACGCGCCATAATTCGTTGTTGGTTTACGGTTATTTATTTTTCAGGCCAGCAGAAGTTCTGCTATGATTATTTTTTTATCTTTTTTAAGACAGGTTTCAATTTTTATTTAAAAATCAGACAGTGGTCTGTTCATATAAAAATCGAGGATTTTTGTGCGGAAAACGTAATCGTATTTTGTCTGGATAAGATTTCCATTCGCGCGGTCAAGGTTGGCTTTTGCAATATTGTATTCAACTGAATTGATAGCGCCTACATCAAAACGAACCTGAGATATGCGGAAAGCTTCGGTTAAGGCTCTAACCTGATTGGCCGTTGCAGAATAACGTTTGGCTGCATTATTCATATCAATATAAGCCTGTTCAACATTTTTACGAATCGTAAGCTGAACTTGCTGCGCCTGATATTCAGTAGTTTGCTGTTGCAATTTGGCATTTGCAACATTATAACGAACCTGGAAATTTGTAAAAATAGGAATTCTTAAACTTAAATTAATAGAAGAGTTTCTGTTGAAATTAAGCTGATCCAGGTATCCGAAATGTCTGAGTGATCCTCCGGGTGTTGAAACGGTTTGCACAATTGGAAACTGCTGATCATTTACGATAATATAATCCGTTGTAGATGTTACAGTCTGCGTTTGACTAGGTGAGCCGTCAGAAATAAATCTCTCTTTTGGAGCCACACTCGAAAATGTAGTATTGATCCCGCCGTTCAAGCTTAATGTTGGCATTGCGCTGCCACGGATGATTTCAATGTTTTTCTTGGCCGCTTCGGTGCGTAATTCTGCTGCTTTCATCTGAGGGAGATTGCTCATGGCAGTTTCATAAATTTGTTGGATTGTAGCGTCGTAAGCACGAAGATTTGGATCAGCAACCGGTATTTTTATCAAATTAATCGGATCGCTTCCTGGCATATTCATTAGTTGTTTCAAATTAAGTTTTGCCGTTTCCAGATTATTTTGCGCATTAACAAGCGTCAATTCGTCATTGGCAAGCTGTGCTTTTAAATCAAACAAATTACTTTCGGCCAGGGTACCTGCTTCCACAAGTTTCTGTGTGCGGCCGACCTGTAAGTTAGACGCGTCGACCTGGCGCTGCGCCACACCGATTAATTCTTCATTACTGATTACCTGCAAGTAAGAAAGTGCAACATTCAGCATAATATCATTTCTGGCAGCATCCAGATCTTTCTGGCTTGCCATGATATTGATTTCGTTGCGTTTCACCGTATTTTTCAACTGAAATCCGCTGAACAAAATTACACTTGAACCGAGCTGAAACTGGTTTTGGCTAATATTTTGCTGAACAAACTGGTTGGTAAAGGGGTCGATGTTCCGACCCGAGTTAAAACCTTGCGCGGCATTAAAACTCAAGCTCGGCCAACGCTGCCAGCGTGATTGCTCATGAATGTTGTTATCGCGCTGAACCTGAATTTCAGACTGCTTAACCTGCGGATTTGTTTCCAAAGCAATGCGGATACAATCTTCAAGAGAATATGTATTGTCCGCTTTTTTTGGAACATTCGTTTGTCCATAAGCAGATTGAAACAAGACAAGTCCACAAAACATAAACGCAAGGAATGCGGATTTTGGTAACGAATTCATCATATGTTATTCTGTGTTAGATGTTCAATATTACATGATGCTACAAAAAACAACCATCCATTTAGTACGGACGGTTGCATAAGTAGGTAAATGGGTATTTTACAATAAATAATTTTAGTGAAAAAATAAATATCCCAGCCAGATGCCAGCAATCACACCGACTAAATCGGCAATGAGGCCTACAACAATGGCATAACGGGAGTTTTTAATCCCGACAGATCCGAAGTAAAGTGCTACTATATAAAGTGTTGTGTCGGCTGATCCCTGAAAAATGCAACCTAGTCGTCCAACAAAAGAATCCGGGCCGAATTTAGTCATACCTTCGATCATCAAAGCACGGGCGCCGCTGCCGCTTAAAGGCTTCATTAAGGCCACGGGAAGTGCATCTGTGAAATCACTATTGATCCCGGAACTGATTACTATATACCGAAGTCCGTTTATCAAATAATCCATAGCGCCGCAAGTACGAAAAGCACTGATCGCAACAAGCATTCCTACCAGATAAGGCATTATTTTGACAGAAGTTTCAAAACCCAGTTTTGCTCCATCAATAAAAACTTCAAAGACATTTACTTTTTTATAAAGTGCTCCGAGAAGAAATGACGTGATAAGAAAAAGCAGTACCGAATTTCCAAAAACGACGGAAATTGTTTCAATTTGCTCTTTTGGTAAACTTGATAAATACCATAATAAGAGAGCAAGAACCGTTGTTACACCACCTAAACCAAGTATTACTGTTTTGTTAAAAAGATTAATTTTTTGCCAGGCTGCTGTAATAATCAAAGCGATGACCGTAGTTATATATGTACCTACAACACAGGGAATAAAAACATCAGAAGGATCAGTAGCTCCCAGAATGGCGCGTTGCGCGATAATGCTCAGCGGAATAAGCTGAAGCCCCGAAGTATGCAGAACTAAAAACATAATCTGCGCATTGGAAGCGGTGTCTTTACTTGGATTTAAATCCTGAAGACTTTGCATGGCTTTCAAACCAAAAGGCGTCGCCGCATTATCCAAACCCAGCATATTCGCTCCGAAGTTCATAATCATTTGCCCGTTTGCCGGATGATTTTTCGGAATTTCAGGAAATAATTTGCTAAAAAAGGGACCGATAATCCTGGCCAGAATATTAATCGCTCCGGCTTTTTCGCCTACATTTAATATCCCCAGAAAAAATGTCATTACTCCTGCGAGAGGCAAAGCAATATCCATCACAGCTACTTTTGACGAACTTAAAATACCTTCCACAACGAGCTTTAAAGTTTCTGCATCACCGAAGAGAAGGAATTTAGCGAACGCAACGACAAAAGCAATTGTAAAAAAAGCAATGAAAATATAATTAAGGGCCATGTGTTGAGGTAAAAGTTAGTCGACAGGGTTATGGTACGCTGGTTGGGATTTTTATTAGGGTCTAAAATAATGCAAATTCCTGAGATTGCAGTTATTCAGCTGTAAACGGATATGGAGGTGATAAAGATTTTTATGGACTGATTCAAATTTTGAATATTAATGAAATATTCATCAGGTTACTAATTACTTTTAAAAGACGATTTCCTATCTTCCACTTTTTACAACATTATCTTTCATCACTAATATGAATAAGTATTATTACCTGTTTTTCGTGCTTGCATTATTGGCTTGTAACAAAAAGAATGAATCTGGTGAAAATAGCAGTGATTCGGCTACTGAAATTTCAGAAGTTAGGAAAGCAGTGAAACCGGAAGCTGTGTCAAGTTATACTGAACCGGTGAAAGATAAAGACGGATTGAATGACTGGAAATTTGCGGTAAGTCTTTTTGAAACAGATCAAACATTCAAATATAAAATTAAAGTAAAATACAAAGAGCTGGAAGCTGAGGATGATTTGGTTATCCCAAATTTTGGAATTGAACCCAAAGTTGAAGTGCAAAAAGGAAAAGAGCCGTTGACCTGTGTGATCGGTTTTATGGATAAAGAAAACGTGTTCAAAGAATTAAAGCGTGTAGAAATAATCGGTGACGAATTAAAAATCCGTCAAACGAAGAGTTATAGCATGCGATAGGGGCGCCCCTCGTGGTCGCGCGGAAAACCCCGAAAAGCATCCCTGGGAAAATAAATCCAAAATGTTTCGATAATATTGGTTTTGGAAATGGTAGGGGCGCCCCTCGTGGTCGCCCGGAAAACTCCGAAAAGCATCCCCAAGAAAATAAAGCCGAAAAACCGGATAAGGATAATTTTCGGATAGTAAAAAGGTATCCCGGATAAAGAAAGAGGGCAACCACGAGGGATTGCCCCAACGGTTGCCCGGAATGATTGCTTTGCTGAAAAAGGGTGCCCACTAGGGGCGCCCCTACAATTTACGCCGCAAAAATCTTATCCATAAAATCCTTTATCGTCTGCAACCTTTTCCGGTCGCCGCCGCTAACTTCGGCAGATGCCCAGCCAGAATATCCGACTTTCTGCAAAGCCTTATTAACTTCCGGCCAGTTACAGTCTCCTTCAAAGAATTCAACATCGAAACCCTTCCAAAGACCAAGGTCATTCTGTTTTTTGAAACTGAATTCTTTTAAATCAATCTTTAAAATACGTTTATCCAAAGCTTCAATCCAGGAAACCGGCCAGCTGTAACGCAGCACATTTCCTACGTCAAAATACCAGCCGATCATAGGGTGTTTGAAATC
The nucleotide sequence above comes from Dyadobacter subterraneus. Encoded proteins:
- a CDS encoding WD40 repeat domain-containing protein, translated to MIIRKVDTFSGHRDSVYTIISDNTDHGFYSSGGDGFVIHWDLKKPDMGKLVAKAGVSVYSLCLDVTSNFLWIGQNFEGIQVLDIANNKIEYASKVTASAIFDIKIWENKALLALGDGVIEVMDVPSLSVQKHIKVATNSVRSISINPVTREFAVGDSDWNVHIFDFEGFKLKKTISAHTNSVFSVQYSPDGNFLFTTGRDAHIKIWDVRNQYEAVTDVAAHMYAVNNITFSPDGKHFATCSMDKSIKLWDSETFRLKKIIDRSRLAGHATSVNKLLWTSFENQLVSCSDDRMISVWEVAI
- a CDS encoding DivIVA domain-containing protein, encoding MKISAIDIRKHTFEKIFRGYNPDEVDAFLNSLSQEWERFSSENSMLKMQLDYAEKELSKLKDIESTLFRTLKSAEDVSKQIEKEAIESADKRVEESKERADSLIAEAEQRTNQIILETENRLKKFKEDFAVEIKNQERDFRAIENFRDNLVVQLSSLANNTIETVERFENKYDKESVLNKMEEIKQHVAEIEIPKKLTFPSEVEKSEPEVQEAAVILKDETPEVAFEIVSTPEAEEPFLVEEEIVEEEPVTVLKQVEVEAVVEEIEEISVPTVKEEDLSAADAATEALAELRKSRETRENERETRPRENTQREAVNTFREKPQEPVLPKSTGGSFFDQI
- the folB gene encoding dihydroneopterin aldolase, which gives rise to MGTISLEGLEFFAYHGYYPEEQRIGNKYALDITINTDFIEAAVKDKLSATVNYETLYQIAAKVMQEPAKLLEHIGFKVIASVREHYPDVQKVTVRVSKFNPPIGGVCTRATITMEG
- a CDS encoding saccharopine dehydrogenase family protein yields the protein MSKVLIIGAGGVGSVVAHKCALNSQVFTSIMLASRTKSKCDKIAAEIKEMHGVDIETAQVDADIVAETVMLIKRFQPKLLINVALPYQDLTIMEACLATGVHYLDTANYEPKDVAKFEYSWQWAYQQRFKEAGLMALLGCGFDPGVTQVFTSYANKHYFDEMHYLDIIDCNAGDHGKAFATNFNPEINIREITQPGRYWENGEWVEIEAMSIHKPIEYPGIGPKESYVLYHEELESLVKNFPTLKRARFWMTFGQAYITHLNVLENVGMTSIKPIKFNGMDIVPLEFLKAVLPAPDSLGENYSGQTSIGCQIKGTKDGEETTYYVWNNCDHAECYKEVHAQAVSYTTGVPAMIGAMLMLTNEEWMKPGVWNCEELNPDPFMALLNTQGLPWNERINIPLPHEYPA
- a CDS encoding DUF456 domain-containing protein — translated: MDILLLVAGIACLFTGLAGAILPLPGPALSFTGLVLLHISKFAEFSHTTLYTLGFITLVIGVLDYYIPVWGTKKIGGTRYGAIGATLGLLAGFLFVPAIGIFIGTFLGALLGELIGGAKINAALKSALGSFVGFLTGIVIQVLLCLVMIGFAVAELWKNIG
- a CDS encoding efflux RND transporter periplasmic adaptor subunit, giving the protein MARKSSNRIWWIVGGIVVLLVAGLFGAKQAGYIGQPKPVEVEFTKVKRADIIERVSASGKVQPEVEVKLSPDVSGEITNLYVAEGDSVVKGQLLLKIRPDNYESLMARAQAAVNSSKANHEQTKALVLQAEAKLSQSKTIYERNKKLFNDKVISASDFEQFSSNYDVAKQDLESSKANVSAALYNIKSAEASLRDAAENLRKTTIFAPVSGIISLLNVEVGERVVGTSQMAGTEMMRIANLSNMEVRVNVNENDIVRVTLGDTAEIDVDAYSSSGRKFKGIVKEIANTAAGLASSTTTSAASTSTDAVTEFEVKVKILNTSFSDLMSSRSKRSYPFKPGMTASVEIITNRKDKVISVPIAAVTTRNNKPAEDDKDPKPEGTEPEKPKGQKEEAVKEVVFVAVNGKAEMREVKTGISDFENIEVLSGLKEGDEIISGPYIVVSKTLKTGDLVEKKKEEVKKDEKKSNEN
- a CDS encoding TolC family protein, encoding MMNSLPKSAFLAFMFCGLVLFQSAYGQTNVPKKADNTYSLEDCIRIALETNPQVKQSEIQVQRDNNIHEQSRWQRWPSLSFNAAQGFNSGRNIDPFTNQFVQQNISQNQFQLGSSVILFSGFQLKNTVKRNEINIMASQKDLDAARNDIMLNVALSYLQVISNEELIGVAQRQVDASNLQVGRTQKLVEAGTLAESNLFDLKAQLANDELTLVNAQNNLETAKLNLKQLMNMPGSDPINLIKIPVADPNLRAYDATIQQIYETAMSNLPQMKAAELRTEAAKKNIEIIRGSAMPTLSLNGGINTTFSSVAPKERFISDGSPSQTQTVTSTTDYIIVNDQQFPIVQTVSTPGGSLRHFGYLDQLNFNRNSSINLSLRIPIFTNFQVRYNVANAKLQQQTTEYQAQQVQLTIRKNVEQAYIDMNNAAKRYSATANQVRALTEAFRISQVRFDVGAINSVEYNIAKANLDRANGNLIQTKYDYVFRTKILDFYMNRPLSDF
- a CDS encoding nucleoside recognition domain-containing protein — encoded protein: MALNYIFIAFFTIAFVVAFAKFLLFGDAETLKLVVEGILSSSKVAVMDIALPLAGVMTFFLGILNVGEKAGAINILARIIGPFFSKLFPEIPKNHPANGQMIMNFGANMLGLDNAATPFGLKAMQSLQDLNPSKDTASNAQIMFLVLHTSGLQLIPLSIIAQRAILGATDPSDVFIPCVVGTYITTVIALIITAAWQKINLFNKTVILGLGGVTTVLALLLWYLSSLPKEQIETISVVFGNSVLLFLITSFLLGALYKKVNVFEVFIDGAKLGFETSVKIMPYLVGMLVAISAFRTCGAMDYLINGLRYIVISSGINSDFTDALPVALMKPLSGSGARALMIEGMTKFGPDSFVGRLGCIFQGSADTTLYIVALYFGSVGIKNSRYAIVVGLIADLVGVIAGIWLGYLFFH